A stretch of Candidatus Syntrophosphaera sp. DNA encodes these proteins:
- the ugpC gene encoding sn-glycerol-3-phosphate ABC transporter ATP-binding protein UgpC, producing MAKIVVKNLNKYYDNTVHAVKDVSFEAEDKEFMVLVGPSGCGKSTILRMIAGLEEISSGDIWIGDKLVNNVPPKDRDIAMVFQNYALYPHMTVFDNMAFALKLRGETKPEIKTKVQRSAELLGIESLLKRKPGQLSGGQRQRVALGRAIVRNPKVFLFDEPLSNLDAKLRVAMRAEIVKLHKQLENTMIYVTHDQVEAMTMADRIVVMKDGVIHQIDTPLNIYNDPANVFVAGFIGSPAINMVEGKLSGSGNDLVFDSGDFSVKVHKEHNQVLSPYLGKPVILGIRPEDIYDARFDSMADFPQSFNTICDIVEPLGNEYHVILTTPKYSFTARLDPKELPKMGQELKISLDMTRAHFFDPETEERLV from the coding sequence ATGGCCAAGATCGTTGTGAAAAACCTGAACAAGTATTATGACAACACCGTCCACGCCGTCAAGGACGTGTCCTTCGAAGCCGAGGACAAGGAATTCATGGTGCTCGTGGGCCCCTCGGGCTGCGGCAAAAGCACCATCCTGCGCATGATCGCGGGACTGGAGGAGATCTCCAGCGGCGACATCTGGATCGGGGACAAGCTCGTGAACAACGTGCCCCCCAAGGATCGCGACATCGCCATGGTCTTCCAGAACTACGCGCTCTATCCGCACATGACGGTTTTCGACAACATGGCCTTCGCGCTCAAGCTGAGGGGCGAAACCAAGCCGGAGATCAAGACCAAGGTGCAGAGATCAGCCGAGCTGCTGGGTATCGAAAGCCTGCTCAAACGCAAGCCGGGGCAGCTTTCCGGAGGCCAGCGCCAGCGCGTTGCCCTCGGCCGCGCCATTGTCCGTAATCCCAAGGTCTTCCTTTTCGACGAACCCCTTTCCAACCTGGATGCCAAGCTCCGCGTGGCCATGCGCGCTGAGATCGTGAAACTGCACAAACAGCTTGAGAACACGATGATCTACGTCACCCACGACCAGGTGGAGGCGATGACCATGGCGGACCGCATCGTGGTGATGAAAGACGGCGTCATCCACCAGATCGACACTCCCCTGAACATCTACAACGATCCCGCCAACGTCTTTGTGGCAGGCTTCATCGGCTCCCCCGCGATCAACATGGTCGAAGGCAAACTCAGCGGCAGCGGGAACGACCTTGTCTTTGACAGCGGGGATTTCAGCGTCAAGGTCCATAAAGAACACAATCAAGTGTTGTCACCATACCTGGGAAAACCAGTCATCCTGGGCATCCGCCCCGAGGACATCTACGACGCCAGGTTCGATTCCATGGCCGATTTCCCCCAGAGCTTCAACACCATCTGCGACATCGTGGAGCCCCTGGGCAACGAATACCACGTGATCCTGACCACCCCGAAATACAGCTTTACGGCCCGCCTCGATCCCAAGGAACTGCCCAAGATGGGGCAGGAACTGAAGATCAGCCTGGACATGACGCGGGCGCATTTCTTCGATCCGGAAACTGAGGAACGCCTCGTCTGA
- a CDS encoding ABC transporter substrate-binding protein: MKTAEFERLSRSFSAWMLALALIAVLLAAGCGRTHKEEMRIGVIKPSVDHLPLTHAHQTGQLSPHVKLVNFSSGWEVQEALIAGRIDAAIMPFTYAWNAASLGYPLRIVSHFELETDGIIVPSGLSNFAELNEARIGLLKASTLEILFIDWARERGIIYDPVYFRTPNEMAAALEVGDVDAIVTYEPLIQKLPARFKVLHYFKADYPGHPCCDFVINVSGLTQQRRDEYRELLDAVKLSQDAANRAENELLDLAGRLYGLDRDQTRNALSNTVYMTGLSEAGMAFERKMTGMAIELGYQYQELDDSEIFLRLE, encoded by the coding sequence ATGAAAACTGCCGAGTTTGAACGGCTTTCTCGGAGTTTTTCGGCTTGGATGCTGGCTTTGGCGCTGATCGCGGTCCTGCTGGCCGCGGGCTGCGGCAGAACGCATAAAGAGGAGATGAGGATTGGGGTCATCAAGCCCTCGGTGGACCATTTGCCTCTGACCCACGCGCATCAGACCGGCCAGCTCTCCCCGCACGTCAAGCTGGTCAATTTCAGCTCCGGCTGGGAGGTTCAGGAAGCATTGATCGCGGGCAGGATCGACGCGGCCATCATGCCTTTCACCTATGCCTGGAACGCCGCTTCCCTGGGCTATCCGCTGCGCATCGTATCCCATTTCGAACTTGAGACAGACGGCATCATCGTTCCCTCCGGCTTGAGCAACTTCGCTGAATTGAACGAGGCCAGGATCGGTTTGCTGAAAGCCTCGACGCTGGAAATCCTGTTCATCGATTGGGCCCGGGAAAGGGGAATCATCTACGATCCGGTCTATTTCCGCACCCCCAATGAGATGGCCGCCGCCCTGGAGGTTGGGGACGTGGACGCCATCGTGACCTATGAACCCCTGATCCAGAAGCTGCCCGCGCGGTTCAAGGTGCTGCACTATTTCAAGGCGGATTATCCCGGCCATCCCTGCTGCGATTTTGTGATCAATGTTTCCGGGCTCACGCAACAGCGCCGGGATGAATACCGGGAGCTGCTGGATGCCGTGAAGCTCTCCCAGGACGCCGCGAACAGAGCGGAAAACGAACTGCTGGACCTGGCCGGGCGCCTCTATGGGCTGGACCGGGATCAGACCCGAAACGCGCTTTCCAATACGGTGTACATGACCGGCCTGAGCGAGGCTGGCATGGCCTTTGAACGGAAAATGACCGGAATGGCCATCGAATTGGGCTATCAATACCAGGAACTGGACGACTCGGAGATCTTCCTCAGGCTCGAATGA
- a CDS encoding ABC transporter permease, giving the protein MDISYLGLGLSALLLVIPVLIFLHLKLGLIRQLFTSFARMIVQLAVIGLVLQFIFGQMNLWLTLLWLLVMLANAIFTLRGRLKFQKRILLPIVAMALAFTSLVVMPWILLLVVRPQPFFAPMFAIPIYGMVLGNSMNSCALALERFESGLSENWRAYYTRLSLGASLWEAILPPFKKAMQASLMPQLLTIASIGVVSLPGMMTGQILGGASPLVAIKYQMMIMISIFSGVTLTDYVAIRLYLSRRFDRYYLPVEENASAKP; this is encoded by the coding sequence ATGGACATCAGCTATCTTGGCCTCGGATTATCCGCCCTGCTGCTGGTCATTCCAGTGCTGATCTTCCTGCATCTGAAGCTGGGCCTGATCCGCCAGCTCTTCACTTCCTTTGCCCGCATGATCGTCCAACTGGCCGTGATCGGGCTGGTCCTGCAGTTCATATTTGGGCAAATGAACCTCTGGCTCACGTTGCTCTGGCTGCTGGTGATGCTGGCCAATGCCATCTTCACCCTCCGCGGCAGGCTGAAATTCCAGAAAAGGATCTTGCTCCCGATCGTGGCCATGGCGCTGGCTTTCACCAGCCTGGTCGTCATGCCCTGGATCCTGCTCCTGGTGGTGCGCCCCCAACCATTTTTCGCGCCGATGTTTGCCATCCCCATCTACGGCATGGTGCTGGGCAACAGCATGAACAGCTGCGCTTTGGCCCTGGAACGCTTTGAAAGCGGCCTCAGCGAAAACTGGCGGGCCTATTACACCCGGCTGAGCCTCGGCGCCAGCCTCTGGGAAGCCATCCTTCCACCTTTCAAAAAGGCGATGCAGGCTTCCCTGATGCCCCAACTCCTCACCATTGCTTCGATCGGGGTGGTGAGCCTGCCCGGCATGATGACGGGCCAGATCCTGGGTGGGGCCTCACCCTTGGTGGCGATCAAATACCAGATGATGATCATGATCTCCATCTTCAGCGGAGTCACGCTCACGGATTACGTCGCCATCCGGCTCTACCTGAGCAGGCGCTTTGACAGATATTACCTGCCCGTGGAGGAAAACGCGTCAGCCAAGCCCTGA
- a CDS encoding aminopeptidase gives MLHNYTDLISQLLEYKPSYDAQIKKLEAQAIPESLPLRDLFAETKSIALQGDKFGRLLEQDPEFKSISLAELAALNQEFFAPLEPETGYQNSLADPDHAVKLYGEGLGQLCSAIYTRFRNMRQYFTSQNYLQLDELLRLWFRLFELASQGQTEYEAWNQEVRLLQTENLKLKSLLQNLQRLSPDADYHARIIRTADLSDLRYLYRYGIHLSEHDFALAEFLSKYPEKDLAAIASFIVQSWVDGFTRAKKDHRLKRYANVIIPCGMERLGRLLIAELERIGMQPLVPLPHSKGINKQYAYDHRFDQALFLDREFVDQSLALAAEILEDLKDLISAQAGPVYVELFGETPFSPKAKSTALQLSPEQQQLWRELQAKNAQMYFQYYRRDEASFTIIAFPSPEIGAKFPEIFADTLRINLLDSKRYAMIQQNIINVLDTAEYVHVKGKPGNDTDIMVKMHTIKDPVHETNFENCVADVNIPVGEVFTSPVLKGSTGTLHVEDIYLGSLRYFNLRMHFEDGWVKDYSCTNFNDPAEGKKYIHQNLLLPHDTLPIGEFAIGTNTTAYQMARKYDILSLLPILIIEKMGPHFAIGDTCFSHEEDAPHPSFVNGKEMIAVENEKSATRKEDPVNAYTQKHMDITLPYEMLESISAITPEGKRIDIIRDGRFAVPGTQELNIPLDEGW, from the coding sequence ATGTTACACAATTACACCGACCTCATCTCCCAACTGCTTGAATACAAACCCTCTTATGACGCGCAGATCAAAAAACTGGAAGCGCAAGCCATCCCTGAAAGCCTGCCCCTGCGGGATCTCTTCGCGGAAACCAAAAGCATCGCCCTGCAGGGTGACAAATTCGGCCGCTTGCTGGAACAGGATCCGGAATTCAAAAGCATCTCCCTGGCAGAACTTGCAGCCCTGAACCAGGAATTCTTCGCCCCCCTCGAGCCGGAAACCGGATATCAAAACAGCCTCGCCGATCCGGACCACGCCGTCAAACTCTACGGCGAGGGCCTGGGCCAGCTTTGCTCCGCCATCTACACCAGATTCAGGAACATGCGCCAGTATTTCACCAGCCAAAACTATCTCCAGTTGGACGAACTGCTGCGGCTCTGGTTCCGGCTGTTCGAGCTTGCCTCCCAAGGCCAGACGGAATATGAGGCCTGGAACCAGGAGGTCCGGCTGCTCCAGACTGAAAACCTGAAGCTCAAATCCCTGCTCCAGAACCTCCAGCGCCTCAGCCCGGACGCGGATTATCATGCCAGAATCATCCGCACTGCCGATCTGAGCGACCTCCGCTACCTTTACAGATACGGAATCCATCTCAGCGAGCACGATTTCGCCCTGGCGGAATTCCTGAGCAAGTATCCAGAAAAGGACCTGGCCGCGATCGCCTCCTTCATCGTGCAAAGCTGGGTGGACGGCTTCACACGGGCCAAGAAAGACCATCGCCTCAAGCGCTACGCCAATGTCATCATTCCCTGCGGCATGGAACGCCTGGGCCGGCTGCTGATCGCTGAACTGGAAAGGATCGGGATGCAGCCGCTGGTCCCGCTGCCCCATTCCAAAGGCATCAACAAGCAATACGCTTATGACCACAGGTTCGACCAGGCCCTCTTCCTGGACCGGGAATTTGTGGACCAAAGCCTCGCCCTGGCCGCGGAAATCCTGGAAGACCTGAAAGACCTGATCTCCGCGCAGGCCGGGCCCGTTTACGTCGAGCTGTTCGGCGAAACACCCTTCTCCCCCAAGGCCAAATCCACGGCCCTGCAGCTCAGCCCTGAGCAGCAGCAGCTTTGGCGCGAACTGCAGGCCAAAAACGCCCAGATGTATTTCCAATATTACCGCCGCGACGAAGCCAGCTTCACCATCATCGCCTTCCCTTCTCCGGAGATCGGGGCCAAATTCCCGGAGATCTTTGCCGACACGCTTCGCATCAACCTTCTGGACAGCAAGCGCTACGCCATGATCCAGCAAAACATCATCAATGTGCTGGACACCGCAGAATACGTCCACGTGAAAGGCAAACCCGGCAACGACACGGACATCATGGTCAAAATGCATACCATCAAAGATCCCGTGCACGAGACCAACTTCGAGAATTGCGTGGCCGACGTGAACATCCCCGTGGGCGAGGTTTTCACATCCCCCGTTTTGAAAGGAAGCACCGGCACCCTGCACGTCGAGGACATTTACCTGGGCAGCCTCCGCTATTTCAACCTCAGGATGCATTTTGAGGACGGCTGGGTGAAGGATTATTCCTGCACCAATTTCAATGACCCCGCCGAAGGCAAAAAATACATCCACCAAAACCTGCTTTTGCCCCACGACACCCTCCCCATCGGCGAATTCGCCATCGGAACGAACACCACGGCCTACCAAATGGCCCGCAAATACGACATCCTCTCCCTGCTGCCCATCCTCATCATCGAAAAGATGGGGCCGCACTTCGCCATCGGCGACACCTGTTTCAGCCACGAAGAGGACGCCCCGCATCCCAGCTTCGTCAACGGCAAGGAAATGATCGCCGTGGAGAACGAAAAATCCGCCACCCGCAAGGAAGATCCCGTCAACGCCTACACCCAGAAGCACATGGACATCACCCTGCCCTATGAGATGCTGGAATCGATCTCCGCCATCACGCCCGAAGGCAAGAGGATCGACATCATCCGCGACGGCCGCTTCGCCGTGCCCGGAACCCAGGAGCTGAACATACCTCTGGATGAGGGTTGGTAA
- a CDS encoding ATP-binding cassette domain-containing protein, giving the protein MDLESQQSTREQDTRLLQLRIQRLFHGEKVLLRDIVVSVDRGERILIVGPTGAGKSSLLNTLNLMNHGYEGQIAFAGRDVREYKPEELRSRICMVLQEPYLEPGTVREALDRPLLYHAHKYKELPDREERIKALFDSFQLPQVYLDQDAEKLSGGEKQRVALVRALQFSPEILLLDEISSALDQKTSGIISDCIFASYPGTVIAISHDPLWQSRWQRAWSLEQGILRDTTKREA; this is encoded by the coding sequence ATGGATCTTGAATCCCAACAAAGCACAAGAGAACAAGACACGAGGCTCCTGCAATTGAGGATCCAGCGCCTGTTTCACGGGGAAAAGGTCCTCCTGCGGGACATCGTTGTGAGCGTCGACCGGGGCGAGCGCATCCTGATCGTGGGTCCCACCGGAGCGGGTAAAAGCTCGCTGCTCAACACTTTGAACCTGATGAACCATGGCTATGAGGGCCAGATAGCCTTCGCCGGCAGGGATGTCCGCGAATACAAGCCGGAAGAGCTGCGCAGCCGCATCTGCATGGTGCTGCAGGAACCCTATCTGGAACCGGGAACCGTGCGCGAAGCTCTGGACCGGCCTTTGCTCTACCATGCCCACAAGTACAAGGAACTGCCGGACCGCGAGGAAAGGATCAAAGCCCTCTTTGACAGTTTCCAACTGCCCCAGGTCTATCTGGACCAGGACGCGGAAAAGCTCTCCGGCGGTGAAAAACAGCGCGTGGCCCTGGTCCGGGCCCTGCAGTTCAGCCCTGAGATCCTGCTCTTGGACGAGATCAGCTCCGCCCTGGACCAAAAGACCTCCGGGATCATTTCCGATTGCATTTTCGCCAGTTACCCCGGAACCGTGATCGCCATCTCCCACGATCCCCTCTGGCAAAGCCGCTGGCAGAGGGCCTGGAGCCTGGAGCAGGGAATTTTGCGCGACACCACGAAAAGGGAGGCATGA
- a CDS encoding cation:proton antiporter, giving the protein MDGITEHHLLIFLLQFALLLGACKLVGYFLERIKQPTITGDILVGLILGPAIFGRYLPGLQGKIFPDNAIQWTMLGTVAWFGNLFLLMETGLEINFSRVWKQRKGAFRLSFIDMIIPLAVCFIPFYFIPSHYLIDPSQRVIFALFIASIMTISALPVAIRGLQDLGILKTDVGFLIVSALTMNDVVGWVLFTIILGIFARGSVETGFLIKLIVLTLLFAGLALTVFRRLVDKAVTLIHTRIGPETGYKTTFIVIVGMLFGALTLRIGIHSLFGFFLAGIVLGEAKHISEKDRQTIHRMVYSIFVPIFFANIGLHVDILANLDLLLVSVITVLGVATRYLGAFLGAKWAKQDRQNLQTIAISHIAGGEMHIVVAMLAFSSHLITERVFVSVVAGSIFSTIIFGPWLAHALKKLRKDMLDFIFSSQNVLIDPESRTREELLDSLVSNVAAQTGLEESYLHSEIYAREEQLTTAAGRGVAFPHAHLEGISSSKLFVVKPLHGIDWDSPDGAEVHLVLLTLTPAAKPETQLRLMQNLFSTVRDAKTLETVMRSEDPHQIYELLAKHINQCDQCLINQQA; this is encoded by the coding sequence ATGGACGGAATTACAGAACACCATTTGCTGATCTTCCTGCTGCAGTTCGCGCTGCTGCTTGGCGCCTGCAAACTTGTGGGCTATTTCCTCGAGAGGATCAAGCAACCAACCATCACCGGAGACATCCTGGTGGGGCTGATCCTGGGTCCGGCGATCTTTGGCCGCTATCTGCCCGGCCTGCAGGGCAAGATCTTTCCGGACAACGCGATCCAGTGGACAATGCTGGGCACGGTGGCCTGGTTTGGCAACCTGTTTTTGCTAATGGAGACCGGCCTGGAGATCAATTTCTCCCGGGTTTGGAAACAGCGCAAAGGCGCTTTCCGCCTAAGTTTCATCGATATGATCATACCCCTGGCGGTGTGCTTCATCCCCTTCTATTTCATCCCCTCGCATTACCTGATCGACCCCTCCCAAAGGGTCATCTTTGCCCTCTTCATCGCTTCGATCATGACCATCAGCGCTCTGCCCGTGGCGATCCGCGGCCTGCAGGACCTGGGCATCCTCAAGACCGATGTGGGCTTCCTGATCGTTTCGGCCCTCACCATGAACGACGTGGTGGGCTGGGTGCTGTTTACCATCATTCTGGGAATCTTCGCGCGGGGCAGCGTGGAGACCGGATTCCTGATCAAACTGATCGTCCTGACCCTGCTCTTTGCCGGGCTGGCGCTGACCGTTTTCCGCAGATTGGTGGATAAGGCGGTGACCCTGATCCATACCCGGATCGGCCCGGAAACCGGCTACAAAACGACCTTCATCGTGATCGTGGGCATGCTGTTCGGCGCCCTGACCCTGCGGATCGGGATCCATTCCCTGTTCGGCTTCTTCCTGGCCGGCATCGTGCTCGGCGAAGCCAAACACATCAGCGAAAAGGACCGCCAGACCATCCACCGTATGGTCTATTCCATCTTTGTGCCCATCTTCTTTGCCAACATCGGCCTGCACGTGGACATTTTGGCCAACCTGGACCTGCTCCTGGTAAGTGTGATCACGGTCCTGGGCGTCGCGACCCGCTATCTGGGCGCGTTTCTGGGCGCCAAATGGGCCAAACAGGACCGCCAGAACCTGCAAACCATCGCCATTTCACACATCGCGGGGGGCGAGATGCACATCGTGGTGGCCATGCTGGCCTTCAGTTCGCATCTAATCACGGAAAGGGTGTTTGTGAGTGTGGTCGCGGGCTCCATCTTCTCCACCATCATCTTCGGGCCCTGGCTGGCCCACGCCCTGAAAAAGCTGCGCAAGGACATGCTGGACTTCATCTTCTCCAGCCAGAACGTGCTGATCGATCCCGAATCCCGCACCCGCGAGGAACTGCTGGACAGCCTGGTGAGTAACGTGGCGGCGCAGACCGGCTTGGAGGAAAGCTATCTGCACAGTGAGATCTATGCCCGCGAAGAACAGCTCACCACGGCCGCCGGAAGGGGTGTGGCTTTCCCGCACGCCCATCTGGAGGGGATTTCCAGCAGCAAGCTGTTTGTGGTCAAACCCTTGCATGGGATAGATTGGGACAGCCCGGACGGCGCGGAGGTCCATCTTGTGCTCCTGACCCTCACTCCGGCCGCCAAGCCGGAAACCCAGCTGCGCCTGATGCAAAACCTCTTTTCCACCGTACGCGACGCCAAAACGCTGGAAACGGTCATGCGCAGCGAAGATCCCCACCAGATCTACGAACTGCTGGCCAAACACATCAACCAATGCGACCAATGCCTGATCAACCAACAGGCCTGA